A genomic stretch from Zeimonas sediminis includes:
- the hcrA gene encoding 4-hydroxybenzoyl-CoA reductase subunit alpha produces MNWSDTSPRPHGGPGIDATDTAAAGHAVGRRTPLIDGIEKVTGRARYTADLPFGELLVGRILRSPVAHGVIRGIDVRRARAMPGVRAVITGEDFAAPYGVIPIAQNEWPLARDKVRYRGEPVAAVAAVDAATADAAIAAIGLDIEPLPAYFGAAEARAPDAVLLHDGKAGNIEREVDHCFGEVDAGFARADLVREKRFRYAEVSHGQIELNAAVACYEPERDLLTSHSVTQVPFYLHLTLARCLGMDSSRIRVVKPFVGGGFGHRVEPLNFEMVTAALARAAGGNVRIEQSREDSFLTHRARPETDIRLKIGMTRAGEIAAVDCEIVQRGGAYAGYGLVTILYAGALLHALYRVGAVRYRGFRVYSNTPPCGAMRGHGAVDARHAFESLLDEMGAELGLDPFEVRRANLIVPPWRTLNDLQVNSCGLPECLDRVEKASGWRERRGRLPPGRGLGMACSHYVSGSAKPVHWSGEPHAVVNLKLDFDGGITLLTGAADIGQGSSTLLAQVVAEVLELPLARIRVIAADSALTPKDNGSYSSRVSFMVGNAALRAAQALRRTLTEAAARALDASADQIEWAGERCRVAGADRTLEFRRVVEAALADSGTLTVKGAWSTPPETQGGKFRGAAVGSAAGFSYAAQVVEVSVDEDTGIVTVERVWVAHDCGRAINPLAAEGQVQGAVWMGMGQALCEENEYHEGLTMRPNLLDYRIPTIAESPPIDVMLVESMDPLGPFGAKEASEGALHGFPPALTNAICDAIGIRLDELPASPDRILDAIQARRRRERLAAAGAAAGAAAAAADSLGGR; encoded by the coding sequence ATGAACTGGAGCGACACCTCCCCGCGCCCGCACGGCGGACCCGGCATCGACGCGACGGACACGGCAGCTGCCGGGCACGCGGTCGGCCGCCGCACGCCGCTGATCGACGGCATCGAGAAGGTCACCGGGCGGGCCCGCTACACCGCCGACCTGCCCTTCGGGGAGCTGCTCGTCGGCCGCATCCTGCGCAGCCCGGTCGCGCACGGCGTGATCCGCGGCATCGACGTCCGCCGCGCCCGCGCGATGCCCGGCGTGCGCGCCGTGATCACCGGCGAGGACTTCGCCGCGCCCTACGGGGTGATCCCGATCGCCCAGAACGAGTGGCCTTTGGCGCGCGACAAGGTCCGCTACCGGGGCGAGCCGGTGGCGGCGGTCGCCGCGGTCGACGCGGCCACCGCCGACGCCGCGATCGCCGCGATCGGGCTCGACATCGAGCCGCTTCCCGCGTACTTCGGCGCCGCCGAGGCCCGGGCGCCCGACGCGGTGCTGCTGCACGACGGCAAGGCGGGCAACATCGAGCGCGAGGTCGACCACTGCTTCGGCGAGGTCGACGCCGGCTTCGCGCGGGCCGACCTGGTTCGCGAGAAGCGCTTCCGCTACGCCGAGGTCTCCCACGGCCAGATCGAGCTCAACGCCGCGGTAGCCTGCTACGAGCCGGAGCGCGACCTGCTGACCTCGCATTCGGTCACCCAGGTGCCCTTCTACCTGCACCTGACGCTGGCGCGCTGCCTCGGCATGGACAGCTCCCGGATCCGCGTCGTCAAGCCCTTCGTCGGCGGCGGCTTCGGGCACCGGGTCGAGCCGCTGAACTTCGAGATGGTCACCGCGGCGCTGGCGCGCGCCGCCGGCGGCAACGTGCGCATCGAGCAGTCGCGCGAGGACAGCTTCCTCACGCATCGCGCCCGGCCCGAGACCGACATCCGGCTGAAGATCGGCATGACCCGCGCCGGCGAGATCGCCGCGGTCGACTGCGAGATCGTCCAGCGCGGCGGAGCCTATGCAGGCTACGGGCTGGTCACGATCCTGTACGCCGGCGCGCTGCTGCACGCGCTGTACCGCGTCGGCGCGGTCCGCTACCGCGGCTTCAGGGTCTACTCGAACACGCCGCCCTGCGGGGCGATGCGCGGCCACGGCGCGGTGGACGCGCGCCACGCGTTCGAGTCGCTGCTCGACGAGATGGGCGCCGAGCTCGGGCTCGACCCCTTCGAGGTCCGGCGCGCGAACCTGATCGTCCCGCCCTGGCGCACGCTGAACGATCTGCAGGTGAACTCTTGCGGCCTTCCCGAGTGCCTGGACCGGGTCGAGAAGGCCTCGGGCTGGCGCGAGCGGCGCGGCCGCCTGCCGCCCGGCCGCGGCCTCGGCATGGCCTGCTCGCACTACGTGTCCGGATCGGCCAAGCCGGTGCACTGGAGCGGCGAGCCGCACGCGGTGGTCAACCTGAAGCTCGACTTCGACGGCGGGATCACGCTGCTGACCGGCGCGGCCGACATCGGCCAGGGATCGTCGACGCTGCTCGCGCAGGTGGTCGCCGAGGTGCTGGAGCTGCCGCTCGCGCGGATCCGGGTGATCGCCGCCGACAGCGCGCTGACCCCGAAGGACAACGGCTCGTACTCGTCGCGGGTTTCCTTCATGGTCGGCAACGCGGCGCTGCGCGCCGCCCAGGCGCTGCGCCGGACGCTGACCGAGGCCGCCGCCCGCGCGCTGGACGCGAGCGCGGACCAGATCGAGTGGGCGGGCGAGCGCTGCCGCGTGGCCGGCGCCGACCGAACGCTCGAGTTCCGCCGCGTCGTGGAGGCCGCGCTGGCCGACTCCGGCACCCTGACGGTCAAGGGCGCCTGGTCGACACCGCCCGAGACCCAGGGCGGCAAGTTCCGCGGAGCGGCAGTCGGTTCCGCCGCCGGCTTCTCGTACGCCGCCCAGGTGGTCGAGGTCTCGGTCGACGAAGACACCGGGATCGTCACGGTCGAAAGGGTGTGGGTCGCGCACGACTGCGGCCGGGCGATCAATCCGCTGGCCGCCGAGGGGCAGGTGCAGGGCGCCGTCTGGATGGGGATGGGCCAGGCGCTGTGCGAGGAGAACGAGTACCACGAGGGGCTGACGATGCGGCCCAACCTGCTCGACTACCGGATCCCGACGATCGCCGAGTCGCCGCCGATCGACGTGATGCTGGTCGAGAGCATGGACCCGCTCGGGCCCTTCGGCGCGAAGGAGGCGAGCGAAGGCGCGCTGCACGGCTTCCCGCCGGCGCTGACCAACGCAATCTGCGACGCGATCGGCATCAGGCTCGACGAACTGCCGGCCTCGCCCGACCGGATTCTCGACGCGATCCAGGCGCGGCGCCGGCGCGAGCGGCTGGCCGCCGCAGGAGCCGCTGCTGGCGCCGCCGCAGCCGCCGCGGATTCCCTCGGAGGCCGATGA
- the hcrC gene encoding 4-hydroxybenzoyl-CoA reductase subunit gamma, protein MATRLLAIDVNGRQRHDAVADETLLVDYLRDTAGLTGTKQGCDGGECGACTVLVDGLPRLACLTLAASCAGARVETIEGLASAGRMSRLQQAFHENLGTQCGFCTPGMVMASEALLRRNPAPSEAEIREALSGNLCRCTGYVKIVESVKAASGA, encoded by the coding sequence ATGGCGACCAGACTTCTCGCGATCGACGTGAACGGCCGGCAGCGCCACGACGCGGTCGCCGACGAGACGCTGCTCGTCGACTACCTGCGCGACACGGCCGGGCTCACCGGCACCAAGCAGGGCTGCGACGGCGGCGAGTGCGGCGCCTGCACCGTGCTGGTCGACGGCCTGCCGCGGCTCGCCTGCCTGACGCTCGCCGCGAGCTGCGCGGGCGCGCGGGTCGAGACGATCGAGGGTCTGGCCAGTGCCGGACGGATGAGCCGGCTGCAGCAGGCCTTCCACGAGAACCTCGGCACGCAGTGCGGCTTCTGCACCCCGGGCATGGTCATGGCCTCCGAAGCGCTGCTCAGGCGCAATCCGGCGCCGTCGGAAGCCGAGATCCGCGAGGCCCTGTCCGGGAACCTGTGCCGCTGCACCGGCTACGTGAAGATCGTCGAGTCGGTCAAGGCCGCATCCGGAGCATGA
- a CDS encoding phenylacetate--CoA ligase family protein, which yields MSRDELAALQLSRLRATVADAYERVPLHRARMDAAGVRPADVRSLADLHLLPFTAKADLREHYPFGMFARPLGELARLHASSGTTGKPTVVGYTGDDLDRWSWLMARSLHAAGARRGDVLHNAYGYGLFTGGLGAHYGAERLGAVVVPVSGGSTARQVSLLVDFRARVLCSTPSYALAIAEMAEQNGVDLAKDSALEVGMFGAEPWSDAMRAEIEARLGLRAIDVYGLSEIMGPGVACECEAQAGLHGWEDHFAFEVVDPETGAPLPEGEAGELVITTLTKQALPMLRYRTRDITRVTTARCDCGRTHLRILRVTGRNDDMLIVRGVNVYPSQIEAVLVGLDGTAPHYQLVVDRQGRLDTLAVEIEAAPGVANDAFPAIAGRAAQRLKSTLGVSCEVRVRSPGEIPRSEGKAVRVRDLRRKEA from the coding sequence ATGTCGCGCGACGAGCTCGCCGCGCTGCAGCTCTCGAGGCTGCGGGCCACGGTGGCCGACGCGTACGAGCGCGTGCCCCTGCATCGCGCGCGCATGGACGCGGCCGGCGTGCGGCCGGCCGACGTCCGCTCGCTGGCCGACCTGCACCTGTTGCCGTTCACCGCCAAGGCCGACCTGCGCGAGCACTACCCGTTCGGCATGTTCGCCCGCCCGCTGGGCGAGCTGGCGCGCCTGCACGCGTCGTCGGGCACCACCGGCAAGCCGACCGTCGTCGGCTACACGGGCGACGACCTCGACCGATGGTCGTGGCTGATGGCCCGCTCGTTGCACGCGGCCGGCGCGCGGCGCGGCGATGTCCTGCACAACGCCTACGGCTACGGCCTGTTCACCGGCGGCCTGGGTGCGCACTACGGCGCCGAGCGGCTCGGCGCGGTCGTCGTGCCGGTGTCCGGCGGCTCGACCGCGAGGCAGGTGTCGCTGCTCGTCGACTTCCGTGCCCGCGTGCTGTGCTCAACGCCGTCCTACGCGCTGGCGATCGCCGAGATGGCCGAGCAGAACGGCGTCGACCTCGCGAAGGACTCCGCGCTCGAGGTCGGCATGTTTGGCGCCGAGCCGTGGAGCGACGCGATGCGCGCCGAGATCGAGGCCCGGCTCGGCCTGCGCGCGATCGACGTCTACGGCCTGTCCGAAATCATGGGGCCGGGCGTTGCCTGCGAGTGCGAGGCGCAGGCCGGCCTGCACGGCTGGGAGGACCACTTCGCGTTCGAGGTCGTCGATCCGGAAACCGGCGCCCCGCTGCCCGAGGGCGAGGCCGGCGAACTGGTCATCACGACGCTGACCAAGCAGGCGCTGCCGATGCTGCGCTACCGGACGCGCGACATCACCCGCGTGACCACCGCGCGCTGCGACTGCGGCCGAACCCACCTGAGGATCCTCAGGGTCACCGGCCGCAACGACGACATGCTGATCGTGCGCGGCGTCAACGTCTATCCGTCGCAGATCGAGGCGGTGCTGGTGGGGCTGGACGGCACCGCGCCGCACTACCAGCTGGTCGTCGACCGGCAGGGTCGCCTCGACACCCTGGCGGTCGAGATCGAGGCGGCGCCGGGCGTGGCGAATGATGCCTTCCCCGCAATCGCCGGCCGGGCCGCGCAGCGCCTGAAGTCCACCCTCGGCGTGAGCTGCGAGGTCCGGGTCAGGTCGCCCGGCGAGATCCCGCGCTCGGAGGGCAAGGCGGTTCGCGTGCGCGACCTGCGCCGCAAGGAGGCATGA
- the nrfD gene encoding NrfD/PsrC family molybdoenzyme membrane anchor subunit — protein MSYGPTPWQQAHWDWRAAGNFVCGGAGAGLLVFAAFGGTEAGARAALILLGLALVGAGLSCVWLEIGRPWRALHVFFNPRTSWMSREAFAAALLFPAGLAGAAGYAPAAWAAGLLALAFLYCQARILRASRGIPAWRQPGIVPLIVATGLTEGCGLYLVLQPVHGSAGPVLMAVFAALVALRWANWVAYRRRLGNRVAAPARAALDRAGDTLQRVGSYLAFALIAPVGIGLASGLAAQALAVAAGAAAAFAGANLKHTLITRAGFNQGFALAALPVRGARL, from the coding sequence ATGAGCTACGGACCGACACCCTGGCAGCAGGCGCACTGGGACTGGCGGGCGGCCGGCAACTTCGTCTGCGGCGGCGCCGGCGCGGGCCTGCTCGTGTTCGCCGCGTTCGGCGGCACGGAAGCGGGTGCGCGCGCCGCCCTGATCCTGCTCGGGCTCGCCCTGGTCGGCGCCGGCCTGAGCTGCGTGTGGCTCGAGATCGGGCGGCCCTGGCGCGCGCTGCACGTGTTCTTCAACCCGCGCACCTCGTGGATGAGCCGGGAGGCGTTCGCGGCCGCCCTGCTCTTCCCGGCGGGCCTGGCCGGCGCCGCCGGGTACGCGCCGGCGGCCTGGGCCGCCGGCCTGCTGGCGCTGGCCTTCCTCTACTGCCAGGCGCGCATCCTGCGCGCGTCGCGCGGCATCCCGGCCTGGCGGCAGCCTGGAATCGTCCCGCTGATCGTCGCGACCGGGCTCACCGAGGGATGCGGCCTGTACCTGGTCCTGCAGCCGGTCCACGGCAGCGCCGGTCCGGTCCTGATGGCCGTGTTCGCCGCGCTGGTGGCCCTTCGCTGGGCCAACTGGGTCGCCTACCGCCGCCGGCTCGGCAACCGGGTCGCGGCGCCAGCGCGCGCGGCGCTCGACCGGGCCGGAGACACGCTGCAGAGGGTCGGCAGCTACCTGGCCTTCGCGCTCATCGCGCCGGTCGGCATCGGCCTGGCGAGCGGCCTCGCGGCACAGGCGCTGGCCGTCGCGGCCGGGGCGGCCGCGGCATTCGCCGGCGCGAACCTCAAGCACACGCTGATCACCCGCGCCGGGTTCAACCAGGGGTTCGCGCTGGCGGCGCTGCCGGTGCGCGGCGCGCGCCTTTGA
- a CDS encoding 4Fe-4S dicluster domain-containing protein, protein MTRWAMVADLRRCVGCQTCTAACRHANATPPGVQWRRVLDMEFGEYPDVQRAFVPTGCQHCEDPPCMEVCPTTATKKRADGIVTIDYDLCIGCAYCAVACPYQARYKTDRAVFAYGKPTEQEAARHDDARLAVATKCTFCVDRIDDGLAKGLRPGTDPEATPACVNACIARALAFGNLDDPDSEVSRLLAENRSFRMHEELGTGPGFHYLWDGAGE, encoded by the coding sequence ATGACACGCTGGGCGATGGTCGCCGACCTGCGCCGCTGCGTCGGCTGCCAGACCTGCACCGCGGCCTGCCGGCACGCCAACGCGACGCCGCCCGGCGTGCAGTGGCGGCGCGTGCTCGACATGGAATTCGGCGAGTACCCGGACGTGCAGCGGGCCTTCGTGCCGACCGGCTGCCAGCACTGCGAGGACCCGCCGTGCATGGAGGTCTGCCCGACCACGGCCACGAAGAAGCGCGCCGACGGCATCGTCACGATCGACTACGACCTGTGCATCGGCTGCGCCTACTGCGCGGTCGCCTGCCCGTACCAGGCGCGCTACAAGACCGACCGGGCCGTCTTCGCCTACGGCAAGCCGACCGAGCAGGAGGCGGCCCGGCACGACGACGCGCGGCTCGCGGTCGCGACCAAGTGCACCTTCTGCGTCGACCGGATCGACGACGGCCTGGCGAAGGGCCTGCGCCCGGGCACCGACCCGGAGGCCACGCCGGCCTGCGTGAACGCCTGCATCGCCAGGGCGCTGGCCTTCGGGAACCTCGACGACCCGGACAGCGAGGTCTCGCGGCTGCTGGCCGAGAACCGCAGCTTCCGGATGCACGAGGAGCTCGGCACCGGACCGGGCTTCCACTACCTGTGGGACGGAGCCGGCGAATGA
- a CDS encoding molybdopterin-dependent oxidoreductase: protein MTTPAATMAAHGPGSGAPRPGERRVPTYCYQCVAGPDLLTVKVVDGVATEVEPNFCAAPVHPGGGKVCVKAFGLVQKTYNPNRVLTPMRRTNPRKGRDEDPGFVPISWEEAFEAIAERLNRIRETGLTDASGYPRLAASFGGGGTPQSYMGTFPAFLAAWGPVDMGFGSGQGVKCYHSEHLYGEFWHRAFIVSADTPLCDYLISCGSNIEASGGVVGIWRHSQARVRGMKRVQVEPHLSVTGACSARWVPIRPKTDAAFLYALINVLLHEAQRERLDLPFLRVRTGSAYLVGPNGYYLRDRASGKPLVRDAQSGAAVPHDTPGLHEDLDASVETDAIETGPDGEVLAEGRLAGETAFRKLLAHMARYTPEWASAICDVPAADIRRIANEYLDHACVGRTITIDGKELPFRPVAVTLGKTVNNGWGGFECCWARTMLAALVGALEVPGGTIGTTVRLARPMAQRLDSAKPGPDGFMDYPLNPTDREGWSARPNIRNAYRTMVPLAGNGAWSQALGPTHFSWMFLDGTPEGLPEVTFPDVWFVYRTNPAISFWDTHAVADKMARFPFVVCFAYTRDETNHFADILLPDATDLESLQLIRIGGTKYVEQFWDHEGFALRQPAIDARGQARDFTDVATELARRTGLTEAYVRSINKGAAGVPLKGEHHDFSLDPGEVHDRERIWDAVCRAASSELTDGEKAHGLDWWREHGLATRPFPRSDWYLYPTMVERGLRFELPYQERLMRIGEELGRRLHEKGMHWWDRQMAEYQALPVWKDFPGIWENAVTLGGGKAGDYPFWLLTARSMQYAWGGNVGVQMIREVADNIAGHRGVIVNAGTAERLGIAEGDEVEIATPARSVRGRAVLRQGIRPDTLLLIGQFDHWATPFARDFGMPSLNTLAPMSIALTDATGSSADIVRVSIGRVAR from the coding sequence GTGACGACGCCTGCCGCCACGATGGCCGCGCACGGTCCCGGGAGCGGCGCGCCGCGCCCCGGCGAGCGGCGGGTGCCGACCTACTGCTACCAGTGCGTCGCCGGCCCCGACCTGCTCACCGTGAAGGTCGTCGACGGCGTCGCCACCGAGGTCGAGCCGAACTTCTGCGCCGCCCCGGTCCACCCGGGCGGCGGGAAGGTCTGCGTGAAGGCCTTCGGCCTGGTGCAGAAGACGTACAACCCGAACCGGGTGCTGACGCCGATGCGCCGGACCAACCCGAGGAAGGGACGCGACGAGGACCCGGGCTTCGTTCCGATCAGCTGGGAAGAGGCCTTCGAGGCGATCGCCGAGCGCCTGAACCGGATCCGCGAGACCGGGCTCACCGATGCCTCCGGCTACCCGCGGCTCGCGGCCAGCTTCGGCGGCGGCGGCACCCCGCAGTCCTACATGGGCACCTTCCCGGCCTTCCTGGCCGCCTGGGGGCCGGTCGACATGGGCTTCGGCTCCGGCCAAGGCGTGAAGTGCTACCACTCCGAGCACCTGTACGGCGAGTTCTGGCACCGGGCCTTCATCGTGTCGGCCGACACGCCGCTGTGCGACTACCTGATCTCCTGCGGCTCCAACATCGAGGCCTCGGGCGGCGTGGTCGGCATCTGGCGGCATTCCCAGGCGCGGGTGCGCGGCATGAAGCGGGTTCAGGTCGAGCCCCACCTGTCGGTGACCGGCGCCTGCTCGGCCCGCTGGGTGCCGATCAGGCCGAAGACCGACGCGGCCTTCCTGTACGCGCTGATCAACGTGCTGCTGCACGAGGCGCAGCGCGAGCGGCTGGACCTGCCCTTCCTGCGGGTGCGCACCGGCTCGGCCTACCTGGTCGGGCCGAACGGCTACTACCTGCGCGACCGGGCGAGCGGCAAGCCGCTGGTGCGCGATGCGCAAAGCGGCGCCGCGGTGCCGCACGACACCCCCGGGCTGCACGAGGACCTCGACGCCTCGGTGGAGACCGACGCGATCGAGACCGGCCCCGACGGGGAGGTCCTGGCCGAGGGCCGGCTCGCGGGCGAGACGGCGTTCCGCAAGCTGCTCGCGCACATGGCTCGGTACACGCCGGAGTGGGCGTCGGCGATCTGCGACGTGCCGGCGGCCGACATCCGGCGCATCGCCAACGAGTACCTGGACCACGCCTGCGTGGGCCGGACGATCACGATCGATGGCAAGGAGCTGCCGTTCCGGCCGGTCGCGGTCACGCTGGGCAAGACCGTGAACAACGGCTGGGGCGGCTTCGAGTGCTGCTGGGCGCGAACGATGCTGGCGGCGCTCGTCGGGGCGCTCGAGGTGCCGGGCGGCACGATCGGCACCACGGTGAGGCTAGCCCGGCCGATGGCGCAGCGGCTCGACAGCGCGAAGCCGGGGCCCGACGGCTTCATGGACTATCCGCTCAACCCGACCGACCGCGAGGGATGGTCGGCCCGGCCGAACATCCGCAACGCCTACCGGACCATGGTGCCGCTGGCCGGCAACGGCGCCTGGAGCCAGGCGCTCGGCCCGACCCACTTCTCGTGGATGTTCCTCGACGGCACGCCCGAGGGCCTGCCCGAGGTGACCTTCCCGGACGTCTGGTTCGTGTACCGCACCAACCCGGCGATCTCGTTCTGGGACACCCACGCGGTCGCCGACAAGATGGCGCGCTTCCCGTTCGTGGTCTGCTTCGCCTACACCCGCGACGAGACCAACCACTTCGCCGACATCCTGCTGCCCGACGCGACCGACCTGGAGAGCCTGCAGCTGATCCGGATCGGCGGCACCAAGTACGTCGAGCAGTTCTGGGACCACGAAGGCTTCGCGCTGCGCCAGCCGGCGATCGACGCGCGCGGACAGGCCCGCGACTTCACCGACGTCGCGACCGAACTGGCCCGCCGGACCGGCCTGACCGAAGCCTACGTCAGGTCGATCAACAAGGGCGCGGCCGGCGTGCCGTTGAAGGGCGAGCATCACGACTTCTCGCTGGACCCCGGCGAGGTGCACGATCGCGAGCGCATCTGGGACGCGGTCTGCCGCGCGGCGAGCAGCGAGCTGACCGACGGCGAGAAGGCGCACGGGCTGGACTGGTGGCGGGAGCACGGGCTCGCCACGCGCCCCTTCCCGCGCAGCGACTGGTACCTGTACCCGACGATGGTCGAGCGCGGCCTTCGCTTCGAGCTTCCGTACCAGGAGCGGCTCATGCGGATCGGCGAGGAGCTCGGCAGGCGGCTGCACGAGAAGGGCATGCACTGGTGGGACCGGCAGATGGCCGAGTACCAGGCGCTGCCGGTCTGGAAGGACTTCCCGGGCATCTGGGAGAACGCGGTGACGCTCGGCGGCGGAAAGGCCGGGGACTACCCGTTCTGGCTGCTGACCGCGCGCAGCATGCAGTACGCGTGGGGCGGCAACGTGGGCGTGCAGATGATCCGCGAGGTCGCCGACAACATCGCGGGCCACCGCGGCGTGATCGTGAACGCCGGGACCGCCGAACGGCTCGGCATCGCCGAGGGCGACGAGGTCGAGATCGCGACGCCCGCGCGCAGCGTGCGCGGCCGCGCGGTGCTGAGGCAGGGCATCCGGCCGGACACCTTGCTGCTGATCGGGCAGTTCGACCACTGGGCCACGCCCTTCGCCAGGGACTTCGGCATGCCGAGCCTGAACACGCTCGCGCCGATGTCGATCGCGCTCACCGACGCGACCGGCTCGAGCGCCGACATCGTGCGGGTCAGCATCGGGAGGGTTGCGCGATGA
- a CDS encoding thioesterase family protein encodes MKPSLAAGTTRSSRIVVDRARTIDFMGEQARVYATPMLVQDLEIACRELLLEHLDPGEDSVGTRVEIDHLAATLLGMTVELTVSVVETNGRAVVFEFAGTDGIDAICRGRHHRFVVDVAKTAERLAAKAKKAGL; translated from the coding sequence ATGAAACCATCCCTGGCGGCAGGCACGACCCGGAGCTCGCGGATCGTCGTGGATCGCGCGCGAACGATCGACTTCATGGGCGAGCAGGCGCGCGTCTACGCGACGCCGATGCTGGTGCAGGACCTCGAGATCGCCTGCCGGGAACTGCTTCTGGAGCACCTGGATCCGGGCGAGGACTCGGTGGGCACGCGGGTGGAGATCGATCACCTGGCCGCCACGCTGCTCGGCATGACCGTCGAGCTGACGGTGAGCGTCGTCGAGACGAACGGCCGAGCCGTCGTGTTCGAGTTCGCCGGCACCGACGGCATCGACGCGATCTGCCGCGGCCGCCACCACCGCTTCGTCGTCGACGTGGCGAAGACCGCCGAGCGCCTGGCCGCCAAGGCGAAGAAGGCCGGGCTGTGA
- a CDS encoding ABC transporter ATP-binding protein: protein MLEVSSLSSRYGRITALHDVSLRVDSGELVALVGANGAGKSTLLRALSGIQPTCGGSVGFEGRDVTRSSPRARVRMGIVQVPEGRQVFSPLPVEDNLRLGAFVRPSAEVAGSLEQVYSLFPVLAQKRKEPAGTLSGGQQQMLAIGRALMARPRLLLLDEPSMGLAPRLVAEIFATIRALRQAATTILLVDQNARAALSIADRAYVIEVGRIALTGSGSELLDDDAVREAYLGL, encoded by the coding sequence ATGCTTGAAGTGAGCTCGCTGAGCAGCCGCTATGGCCGGATCACCGCGCTGCACGACGTCAGCCTGCGGGTCGACAGCGGTGAGCTGGTCGCGCTGGTCGGCGCCAATGGCGCCGGCAAGTCGACGCTGCTGCGCGCGCTGTCCGGCATCCAGCCGACCTGCGGCGGCAGCGTCGGCTTCGAAGGGCGCGACGTGACGCGCAGCTCGCCGCGCGCGCGCGTGCGCATGGGCATCGTTCAGGTTCCGGAGGGTCGGCAAGTGTTCTCGCCCTTGCCGGTCGAGGACAACCTGCGCCTCGGGGCCTTCGTGCGCCCGTCGGCCGAGGTGGCCGGGAGCCTGGAGCAGGTCTACTCGCTGTTCCCGGTGCTCGCGCAGAAGCGCAAGGAACCGGCCGGCACCCTGTCGGGCGGCCAGCAGCAGATGCTCGCGATCGGCCGGGCGCTGATGGCGCGCCCTCGCCTGCTGCTGCTCGACGAGCCCAGCATGGGGCTGGCGCCGCGCCTGGTGGCGGAGATCTTCGCGACGATCCGCGCGCTGCGCCAGGCCGCCACGACGATCCTGCTGGTCGACCAGAACGCGCGCGCGGCGCTGTCGATCGCCGACCGCGCCTACGTGATCGAGGTCGGGCGCATCGCGCTGACCGGAAGCGGCAGCGAGCTGCTCGACGACGACGCGGTCCGCGAGGCCTACCTGGGCCTGTGA
- a CDS encoding ABC transporter ATP-binding protein — protein sequence MSGLEVSRVSRAFGGVHAVQDLSFTIPHGIVQSIIGPNGAGKTTLLNLLTGIYRPSAGSIALDGRELTGQPPHRFAAAGIGRTFQNLQVFFNMSALENVMTGRHLHEACGLLASLVPTPSRQRAERACRERARELLRFVGLEGLADASADTMPYGALKRLEIARALAGEPRILLLDEPAAGLNPTESGEVAALIRRLCEAGTTVVLVEHNMRLVMGVSDSILVLDHGRKLSEGTARQIGSDPRVIEAYLGTVDAAEAADA from the coding sequence GTGAGCGGGCTCGAGGTCAGCCGGGTCTCCCGCGCGTTCGGCGGCGTGCACGCGGTGCAGGACCTGTCGTTCACGATCCCGCACGGCATCGTCCAGTCGATCATCGGCCCGAACGGGGCGGGCAAGACGACGCTGCTGAACCTGTTGACCGGCATCTACCGGCCCAGCGCCGGCAGCATCGCTCTCGACGGCCGCGAGCTCACCGGGCAGCCGCCGCACCGGTTCGCGGCCGCCGGCATCGGCAGGACCTTCCAGAACCTGCAGGTGTTCTTCAACATGAGCGCGCTCGAGAACGTGATGACCGGGCGCCACCTGCACGAGGCCTGCGGCCTGCTCGCGAGCCTGGTGCCGACCCCTTCCCGGCAGCGCGCCGAGCGGGCCTGCCGAGAGCGGGCGCGCGAGCTGCTGCGCTTCGTCGGGCTCGAGGGCCTCGCCGACGCGAGCGCGGACACGATGCCCTACGGCGCGCTCAAGCGGCTCGAGATCGCCCGCGCGCTGGCCGGCGAGCCGAGGATCCTGCTGCTCGACGAGCCGGCCGCCGGCCTGAACCCGACCGAGTCCGGGGAGGTCGCCGCGCTGATTCGCAGGCTCTGCGAGGCCGGCACCACCGTCGTGCTGGTCGAGCACAACATGCGCCTGGTGATGGGCGTCTCCGACAGCATCCTGGTGCTCGATCACGGCCGCAAGCTCAGCGAAGGGACGGCCCGGCAGATCGGGAGCGACCCACGCGTCATCGAGGCCTATCTCGGCACGGTCGACGCCGCGGAGGCCGCCGATGCTTGA